From one Rhopalosiphum padi isolate XX-2018 chromosome 2, ASM2088224v1, whole genome shotgun sequence genomic stretch:
- the LOC132922182 gene encoding tRNA (adenine(37)-N6)-methyltransferase translates to MASAYSSETVDDITDITESLKQLSVARAQINSLRKQNESLKKQLNEKDLTASNEPSTSSSSGKIELSIIGTIKTKFKERRGVPRQPGLCPLAQACLTISNSIFTNPNHALEGLSDFSHMWVLFHFHKNETTHVHAKVSPPRLNGLRTGVLGTRSPHRPSPIGLSLVQIDKVEGNSVYFSGVDMIDGTPVLDIKPYIPHYDAPASLRSDQHVSLFDNGSHQILLDPLTTDREAPDGEETDTYDMPLSPLHTRVRVPLWITEPLMQQLTVEFSPRAREFLDTLDTNDIEATIVSILKEDPRSVYVRERYSNQFYTFLIGGYHVSCKFDDNKHTISVYRISYVDNMENVPDQEGAQCLSID, encoded by the exons ATGGCATCTGCTTACAGTTCTGAAACAGTTGACGATATCACAGATATCACTGAAAGTTTGAAACAGTTATCTGTTGCAAGAGCCCAAATTAATTCGTTGAG AAAACAGAATGAGTCTTTAAAAAAACAGCTGAATGAAAAGGATTTAACTGCTTCAAACGAACCAAGCACATCCAGTAGCTCTGGAAAAATAGAACTATCCATTATTGGaacgataaaaacaaaatttaaagaaCGTAGAGGTGTTCCTCGACAACCCGGTCTCTGTCCACTAGCCCAAGCTTGTCTGACAATATCAAACTCTATATTCACTAATCCTAACCATGCTCTTGAAGGTCTCTCGGATTTCTCTCATATgtg ggttttgtttcattttcataaaaatgaaaccACTCATGTCCATGCAAAAGTATCACCACCTAGATTGAATGGACTGCGAACCGGTGTACTTGGCACTAGATCTCCACACCGACCCTCACCAATTGGTTTGTCTCTAGTGCAAATTGATAAAGTTGAAg gaaaTTCTGTGTATTTTTCTGGTGTGGACATGATAGATGGTACTCCAGTGCTTGATATCAAACCATATATTCCTCATTATGATGCACCAGCTTCCTTAAGATCTGACCAACACGTTTCATTATTTGATAATGGGTCACATCAAATACTATTGGATCCATTGACAACTGACCGAGAAGCACCTGATGGAGAAGAAACTGATACATATGATATGCCTCTTTCTCCACTTCATACaagg gtgcGAGTACCTCTGTGGATTACTGAACCACTGATGCAACAACTAACAGTGGAGTTCTCGCCGAGAGCAAGAGAATTTTTAGACACATTGGATACTAATGATATTGAAGCAACTATAGTAAGCATATTGAAAGAAGACCCTCGATCAGTATATGTCCGTGAACGTTATAGTAATCAATTTTATACATTCTTAATCGGAGGCTATCATGTGAGTTGCAAATTTGATGATAATAAACACACAATAAGTGTCTACAGAATATCATATGTTGATAATATGGAGAATGTACCTGATCAAGAAGGTGCCCAATGTTTGtctatagattaa
- the LOC132921236 gene encoding uncharacterized protein LOC132921236 isoform X1, whose protein sequence is MCTCANPSAAAARSGPSRTTVRQVKRLSRDRKSVSDPLLETLLYPPWVTGLTKPVPPPKPAKSPQNYQQAPGPPPYRMPPYPLYNESTPLPGSSNKIHTHSSKFPIEREVVLSNVDKNLKIPILNEYKKRPKSVAPDTPNVQIAWSEQSSNVNNVPQNNHQYHTPHHYTMIKDNVNQQYVYKAEPIKPLDPPTELSPIFRDDSNGFPQRVDTYIAGPSHSTPEDPNNSKKFSSRIKDMITTRFSKSKNEQVSETNLNNAEVPMPTPVKLDDPALSPHSQLIQHGVYLAVNNQMQNLAISVPNQNVYQTPDQCRTNPGPSRTYDRPHTIQTNRVIDMRKPDPSTYSDVNRNNYEVRVQSNYGQINQSPLYVKKRLSVPTQPQDCFKTPLPVKCQDTPVPFSRSKSNDNLVEQTGQTNVQYSSDRYLARKISKRDDFKSQPSSLDDVDKLEEQRAASGPISGASSDGRLGSGGQSDSGRGSTVYSSGKAQNSATSPESSSELQTNQGKKGQSEWMDYVDTELRQILDPSKVSVPSTLSDSVSSVTPPLPPLSPDGSSDDMQTPVHKLRTEYSVKSRGQSSNQRTPWSNRAPKEKSHRQTSTNKRPDLKRILQSSSVGDMDSMFDEEASSDDETVNSDVRTIRKQLEGLETMYSEVLKLLGVRKSGGGPRYQPSDPRVNRRRMYGSMSSIPSSVSSRPYRERHRRSTDDRKKSVKDIKGINKRFQRLESHVVTLARSVAHLSSEMRTQHLMIQEMEVIRNELSALRTQTNMLSIRSHSVPRVLQSLCPEQTNSSPNKVKKLTKFFGDEPPLLRLFLKKLGYEKYASAFEKEKIGLVELPYMSEERMHKLGVPMGPRLRIMQEAQLGFPGMHENTLAIV, encoded by the exons ATGTGCACTTGTGCTAACCCGTCTGCCGCAGCCGCCCGGTCAGGTCCAAGTAGGACTACGGTCCGACAAGTGAAACGGCTAAGTCGGGACCGGAAGTCAGTTTCCGATCCCTTGCTGGAAACCCTTTTATACCCACCAT GGGTTACAGGACTGACCAAGCCGGTGCCTCCACCAAAACCGGCGAAGAGTCCACAGAATTATCAACAAGCACCTGGGCCACCACCGTATAGGATGCCTCCGTATCCATTGTACAACGAGTCGACGCCTTTGCCCGGGTCTAGTAACAAGATCCATACACATTCCAGTAAATTTCCG ATTGAAAGGGAGGTAGTCCTGAGTAATGTGgacaagaatttaaaaatacctattttaaatgagTACAAAAAAAGACCAAAATCTGTTGCACCTGATACACCAAATGTACAAATTGCATGGTCGGAGCAATCTTCGAACGTA aacaatGTTCCTCAAAATAATCATCAATATCATACACCTCATCATTATACTATGATTAAGGATAATGTAAATCAACAGTATGTTTATAAG gCTGAACCTATAAAGCCTTTGGATCCTCCAACAGAATTATCTCCGATATTCAGAGACGACTCTAATGGATTTCCACA acgtGTTGATACTTATATAGCTGGACCATCGCATTCTACGCCTGAAGATCCTAATAACTCAAAGAAATTTTCATCTCGCATTAAAGATATGATAACAACAAGATTTTCAAAGTCTAAAAATGAACAAGTATCAGAGACAAACTTGAATAACGCAGAAGTACCAATGCCAACTCCTGTGAAGTTAGACGATCCGGCATTGAGCCCCCACAGTCAACTAATTCAGCATGGGGTGTATTTAGCAGTTAATAATCAAATGCAAAATTTAGCCATATCCGTGCCTAATCAAAACGTATATCAAACACCTGACCAATGTAGAACAAATCCTGGTCCATCGAGGACGTATGATAGGCCACATACAATACAGACTAATAGAGTAATTGACATGAGAAAACCAGATCCTTCGACGTATAGCGACGTTAACAGAAATAATTACGAAGTCAGAGTCCAGTCTAACTATGGACAGATCAACCAAAGTcctttatatgttaaaaaaagacTTTCAGTTCCTACACAACCACAAGATTGTTTTAAAACACCTTTGCCGGTTAAATGTCAAGATACGCCGGTGCCTTTTTCGAGATCAAAATCAAACGATAATCTTGTTGAGCAGACCGGTCAAACCAATGTGCAATATTCAAGCGACAGGTATCTTGCTCGAAAAATTTCTAAACGGGACGATTTCAAGTCCCAACCGAGTTCATTAGATGACGTTGATAAATTGGAAGAACAAAGGGCTGCGAGTGGTCCAATTAGCGGGGCTAGCTCAGATGGGAGATTGGGGAGTGGAGGGCAATCTGATTCTGGACGTGGTAGTACCGTATATAGTAGTGGCAAAGCTCAAAATTCTGCAACTAGTCCTGAATCATCTTCCGAATTACAAACAAATCAAG GTAAAAAAGGTCAAAGCGAATGGATGGATTATGTAGATACTGAGTTACGACAAATTCTCGATCCATCTAAAGTCAGTGTGCCATCAACATTAAGCGATAGTGTATCTTCTGTAACTCCACCATTACCACCACTGTCTCCTGATGGATCATCTGATGATATGCAAACACCAGTGCATAAACt CCGAACTGAGTACTCAGTAAAATCTAGAGGCCAAAGTTCAAACCAAAGAACACCTTGGTCAAACAGGGCACCAAAAGAAAAATCACATAGACAAACAAGTACTAATAAGAGACCAGATTTAAAAAGAATACTACAAT caAGCAGTGTTGGTGATATGGACTCAATGTTTGACGAAGAAGCAAGCAGTGACGACGAAACCGTTAACAGTGACGTACGCACAATACGAAAACAGTTAGAAGGATTGGAAACTATGTACTCAGAG GTACTCAAATTACTCGGGGTTCGTAAATCTGGTGGTGGTCCTAGATATCAACCGTCTGACCCTAGAGTTAACCGACGACGAATGTATGGTAGTATGTCTTCAATTCCGTCATCGGTTAGCAGTAGACCTTATCGTGAGAGACACCGAAGGTCCACAGACGATCGGAAGAAATCTGTTAAGGATATTAAA GGTATTAATAAACGTTTCCAACGTTTGGAATCTCACGTAGTCACCCTGGCGAGAAGTGTTGCACACCTTTCGTCTGAAATGAGGACTCAACATCTCATGATTCAAGAAATGGAAGTTATCCGAAATGAACTTTCCGCATTGCGAACACAGACAAACATGTTGTCTATACGTTCACATTCTGTTCCTCGAGTCCTTCAATCTCTCTGTCCGGAACAGACAAACTCGAGTCCGAATAAAGTAAAGAAGTTAACTAAGTTTTTTGGCGATGAACCTCCACTATTAAGACTGTTTCTCAAAAAATTAGGATAtgag AAATACGCGTCGGCATTCGAGAAAGAAAAAATTGGCTTGGTGGAATTGCCATACATGAGTGAGGAAAGGATGCATAAACTCGGTGTACCCATGGGACCGAGGTTAAGAATAATGCAAGAAGCTCAATTAGGTTTCCCTGGGATGCACGAGAATACATTAGCTATCGTGTGA
- the LOC132921236 gene encoding uncharacterized protein LOC132921236 isoform X2 — protein MPPYPLYNESTPLPGSSNKIHTHSSKFPIEREVVLSNVDKNLKIPILNEYKKRPKSVAPDTPNVQIAWSEQSSNVNNVPQNNHQYHTPHHYTMIKDNVNQQYVYKAEPIKPLDPPTELSPIFRDDSNGFPQRVDTYIAGPSHSTPEDPNNSKKFSSRIKDMITTRFSKSKNEQVSETNLNNAEVPMPTPVKLDDPALSPHSQLIQHGVYLAVNNQMQNLAISVPNQNVYQTPDQCRTNPGPSRTYDRPHTIQTNRVIDMRKPDPSTYSDVNRNNYEVRVQSNYGQINQSPLYVKKRLSVPTQPQDCFKTPLPVKCQDTPVPFSRSKSNDNLVEQTGQTNVQYSSDRYLARKISKRDDFKSQPSSLDDVDKLEEQRAASGPISGASSDGRLGSGGQSDSGRGSTVYSSGKAQNSATSPESSSELQTNQGKKGQSEWMDYVDTELRQILDPSKVSVPSTLSDSVSSVTPPLPPLSPDGSSDDMQTPVHKLRTEYSVKSRGQSSNQRTPWSNRAPKEKSHRQTSTNKRPDLKRILQSSSVGDMDSMFDEEASSDDETVNSDVRTIRKQLEGLETMYSEVLKLLGVRKSGGGPRYQPSDPRVNRRRMYGSMSSIPSSVSSRPYRERHRRSTDDRKKSVKDIKGINKRFQRLESHVVTLARSVAHLSSEMRTQHLMIQEMEVIRNELSALRTQTNMLSIRSHSVPRVLQSLCPEQTNSSPNKVKKLTKFFGDEPPLLRLFLKKLGYEKYASAFEKEKIGLVELPYMSEERMHKLGVPMGPRLRIMQEAQLGFPGMHENTLAIV, from the exons ATGCCTCCGTATCCATTGTACAACGAGTCGACGCCTTTGCCCGGGTCTAGTAACAAGATCCATACACATTCCAGTAAATTTCCG ATTGAAAGGGAGGTAGTCCTGAGTAATGTGgacaagaatttaaaaatacctattttaaatgagTACAAAAAAAGACCAAAATCTGTTGCACCTGATACACCAAATGTACAAATTGCATGGTCGGAGCAATCTTCGAACGTA aacaatGTTCCTCAAAATAATCATCAATATCATACACCTCATCATTATACTATGATTAAGGATAATGTAAATCAACAGTATGTTTATAAG gCTGAACCTATAAAGCCTTTGGATCCTCCAACAGAATTATCTCCGATATTCAGAGACGACTCTAATGGATTTCCACA acgtGTTGATACTTATATAGCTGGACCATCGCATTCTACGCCTGAAGATCCTAATAACTCAAAGAAATTTTCATCTCGCATTAAAGATATGATAACAACAAGATTTTCAAAGTCTAAAAATGAACAAGTATCAGAGACAAACTTGAATAACGCAGAAGTACCAATGCCAACTCCTGTGAAGTTAGACGATCCGGCATTGAGCCCCCACAGTCAACTAATTCAGCATGGGGTGTATTTAGCAGTTAATAATCAAATGCAAAATTTAGCCATATCCGTGCCTAATCAAAACGTATATCAAACACCTGACCAATGTAGAACAAATCCTGGTCCATCGAGGACGTATGATAGGCCACATACAATACAGACTAATAGAGTAATTGACATGAGAAAACCAGATCCTTCGACGTATAGCGACGTTAACAGAAATAATTACGAAGTCAGAGTCCAGTCTAACTATGGACAGATCAACCAAAGTcctttatatgttaaaaaaagacTTTCAGTTCCTACACAACCACAAGATTGTTTTAAAACACCTTTGCCGGTTAAATGTCAAGATACGCCGGTGCCTTTTTCGAGATCAAAATCAAACGATAATCTTGTTGAGCAGACCGGTCAAACCAATGTGCAATATTCAAGCGACAGGTATCTTGCTCGAAAAATTTCTAAACGGGACGATTTCAAGTCCCAACCGAGTTCATTAGATGACGTTGATAAATTGGAAGAACAAAGGGCTGCGAGTGGTCCAATTAGCGGGGCTAGCTCAGATGGGAGATTGGGGAGTGGAGGGCAATCTGATTCTGGACGTGGTAGTACCGTATATAGTAGTGGCAAAGCTCAAAATTCTGCAACTAGTCCTGAATCATCTTCCGAATTACAAACAAATCAAG GTAAAAAAGGTCAAAGCGAATGGATGGATTATGTAGATACTGAGTTACGACAAATTCTCGATCCATCTAAAGTCAGTGTGCCATCAACATTAAGCGATAGTGTATCTTCTGTAACTCCACCATTACCACCACTGTCTCCTGATGGATCATCTGATGATATGCAAACACCAGTGCATAAACt CCGAACTGAGTACTCAGTAAAATCTAGAGGCCAAAGTTCAAACCAAAGAACACCTTGGTCAAACAGGGCACCAAAAGAAAAATCACATAGACAAACAAGTACTAATAAGAGACCAGATTTAAAAAGAATACTACAAT caAGCAGTGTTGGTGATATGGACTCAATGTTTGACGAAGAAGCAAGCAGTGACGACGAAACCGTTAACAGTGACGTACGCACAATACGAAAACAGTTAGAAGGATTGGAAACTATGTACTCAGAG GTACTCAAATTACTCGGGGTTCGTAAATCTGGTGGTGGTCCTAGATATCAACCGTCTGACCCTAGAGTTAACCGACGACGAATGTATGGTAGTATGTCTTCAATTCCGTCATCGGTTAGCAGTAGACCTTATCGTGAGAGACACCGAAGGTCCACAGACGATCGGAAGAAATCTGTTAAGGATATTAAA GGTATTAATAAACGTTTCCAACGTTTGGAATCTCACGTAGTCACCCTGGCGAGAAGTGTTGCACACCTTTCGTCTGAAATGAGGACTCAACATCTCATGATTCAAGAAATGGAAGTTATCCGAAATGAACTTTCCGCATTGCGAACACAGACAAACATGTTGTCTATACGTTCACATTCTGTTCCTCGAGTCCTTCAATCTCTCTGTCCGGAACAGACAAACTCGAGTCCGAATAAAGTAAAGAAGTTAACTAAGTTTTTTGGCGATGAACCTCCACTATTAAGACTGTTTCTCAAAAAATTAGGATAtgag AAATACGCGTCGGCATTCGAGAAAGAAAAAATTGGCTTGGTGGAATTGCCATACATGAGTGAGGAAAGGATGCATAAACTCGGTGTACCCATGGGACCGAGGTTAAGAATAATGCAAGAAGCTCAATTAGGTTTCCCTGGGATGCACGAGAATACATTAGCTATCGTGTGA